A window from Streptomyces sp. NBC_00271 encodes these proteins:
- a CDS encoding DUF6760 family protein, with protein MTYATDRIQEEIAYIAYHFHWSLETILDLEHRDRRGYTEQIAALVNRGAGEG; from the coding sequence GTGACGTACGCGACCGACCGCATCCAGGAGGAGATCGCGTACATCGCCTATCACTTCCACTGGAGCCTGGAGACCATCCTGGATCTCGAACACCGCGACCGGCGCGGCTACACGGAACAGATCGCGGCACTCGTCAACCGCGGCGCCGGAGAAGGGTGA
- a CDS encoding phage tail protein yields the protein MSLQPGDALTSHNFGLQIDGVMVEYLAEVSGLSIEQDVIEYQQVSSQGIPVTKKLPGVKKAGTCTVVRGMTQSAAFNQWITESVAGQMSTARKNATIMVMDYMNNPVKRYNMRNAWCSKIDTSTVKAGEASALTETVTITFEELVIE from the coding sequence ATGAGTCTCCAGCCGGGTGACGCCCTTACTTCACACAATTTCGGCCTCCAGATCGACGGTGTGATGGTCGAGTACCTCGCGGAGGTCAGCGGCCTCAGCATCGAGCAGGACGTCATCGAGTACCAACAGGTCTCCTCTCAGGGCATCCCCGTCACGAAGAAGCTGCCGGGCGTGAAGAAGGCCGGCACCTGCACGGTCGTCCGCGGTATGACGCAGTCGGCGGCCTTCAACCAGTGGATCACCGAGTCCGTCGCCGGTCAGATGAGCACCGCCCGCAAGAACGCCACCATCATGGTGATGGATTACATGAACAACCCGGTCAAGCGGTACAACATGCGCAACGCCTGGTGCAGCAAGATCGACACGAGCACCGTGAAGGCCGGCGAGGCGTCCGCGCTCACCGAGACCGTGACGATCACCTTCGAAGAACTGGTCATCGAGTAA